From the genome of Malus sylvestris chromosome 6, drMalSylv7.2, whole genome shotgun sequence, one region includes:
- the LOC126627380 gene encoding uncharacterized protein LOC126627380, with the protein MAKLLLTVAALFFLFALSHARTSSDLPANEISGRDPAGAKFPESRPKPRQPTTTILLPSEKPVDDPATLPEWREITTSKLPESDGATILANEESTEFQHSETVPLTVISFRPVNRHFPRRPFPLSFRHGHRCRHAHRPMSPRFHGGEGDAVSYGNDMLVASSDDMGFNPAFRGGARQIPARWVNIRHGGPSFPFRHEEDMELERPHHHHHRRHHHEHDHDRREEFEGTEKQPREHKHDHEHHGGGLMRRVRKFLNHF; encoded by the coding sequence atggcCAAGCTCCTCCTCACCGTCGCCgccctcttcttcctcttcgccCTCTCCCACGCCCGCACGTCGTCCGACCTACCCGCCAACGAAATCAGCGGCCGCGATCCAGCCGGCGCCAAGTTTCCCGAATCCAGGCCCAAGCCCAGACAGCCCACCACCACCATCCTCTTGCCTAGCGAGAAACCCGTCGACGATCCCGCAACCCTTCCCGAATGGCGCGAGATCACCACCTCGAAGCTTCCGGAATCTGACGGCGCCACCATCTTAGCCAACGAAGAGTCGACCGAGTTCCAGCACAGCGAAACCGTCCCGTTGACCGTCATCAGCTTCCGCCCCGTCAACCGCCACTTCCCCAGGCGCCCCTTCCCGTTGTCTTTCCGTCACGGGCACCGCTGCCGCCACGCCCACCGCCCCATGTCCCCGCGCTTTCACGGAGGCGAGGGCGATGCCGTTTCGTACGGTAACGATATGCTTGTGGCGTCCAGCGACGACATGGGGTTCAATCCGGCGTTTCGAGGCGGAGCGCGCCAGATCCCCGCTAGGTGGGTCAATATCCGTCACGGTGGGCCGAGTTTCCCGTTCAGGCATGAGGAAGACATGGAATTGGAGAGGCCtcatcaccatcaccaccgCCGCCACCACCATGAACACGACCACGACCGCCGCGAAGAATTCGAAGGAACGGAGAAGCAGCCGAGAGAGCACAAGCATGATCATGAGCATCATGGGGGCGGTTTGATGAGGAGGGTCCGCAAGTTTTTGAACCACTTTTGA
- the LOC126627375 gene encoding uncharacterized protein LOC126627375, giving the protein MTGEQVSKGSDGMMIDEYEQKQGSVVPEGFNSHYLKVYYGKLFPYADIFKWMSYGNDGKHPACDQSYFSRREFSFTLDNDVYLRFQSFNSASELESSVKEKCPVKIDIGPVYSVDPSKRHAYAQSGDNVFTPVERELIFDIDMSDYDDVRYCCSGADVCLECWPLMTIAIKVIDTALRDDFGFSHILWVYSGRRGVHCWVCDGKARRLTNEQRAAIADYFRVYKGNENSQKKVSFTGHALHPFLSRAYTGVLTEFFKKLLLSQKIFSTKERYEKILDMIPDPDQSITSELRGRWQEKRQTSSSKEDINVVRWEQLKTMLQSGKPKVQGLRRCVEEIVFSFTYPRLDMEVSKHMNHLLKAPFCVHPKTGRVCVPIDPNHCEDFDPTAVPTLSTLLEQLNIGGLRAEGDNEWDRTALGQSIRFFRSSFLQPLLKSCKEEMESSYTARLQQSNNSFNW; this is encoded by the exons ATGACCGGAGAGCAAGTATCTAAAGGAAGCGATGGCATGATGATCGACGAATATGAACAGAAACAAGGGAGTGTTGTTCCTGAAGGATTTAACTCCCATTATCTCAAAGTTTACTATG GAAAACTCTTTCCATATGCAGATATTTTTAAATGGATGTCCTATGGAAATG ATGGGAAGCATCCCGCGTGCGACCAGTCCTACTTTAGCCGGAGAGAGTTCTCTTTCACACTGGACAATGATGTCTATCTGCGGTTCCAATCCTTCAACTCTGCGTCTGAGCTTGAAAGTTCTGTCAAAGAAAAGTGTCCGGTCAAAATAGATATTGGACCTGTGTATAGTGTTGAT CCTTCGAAGAGGCACGCATATGCTCAGAGTGGCGATAATGTTTTCACCCCAGTGGAGAGGGAGCTGATCTTTGATATA GATATGTCTGACTACGATGATGTGAGGTACTGCTGTTCAGGAGCTGATGTTTGCTTGGAGTGCTGGCCACTTATGACAATTGCTATCAAAGTGATTGATACAGCCCTTAGAG ATGACTTTGGTTTCAGTCACATTCTCTGGGTATATAGTGGTAGACGTGGCGTTCATTGCTGGGTTTGTGATGGGAAAGCAAGAAG GCTGACAAATGAACAGAGGGCAGCTATTGCTGATTATTTTCGTGTCTATAAG GGCAATGAAAACAGTCAGAAAAAGGTTTCTTTTACTGGTCATGCTCTCCATCCATTCCTTTC GAGAGCTTATACTGGAGTTCTTACAGAGTTCTTTAAGAAATTGCTTTTGAGTCAAAAGATATTTTCAACCAAGGAAAGATATGAAAAGATCTTAGATATGATTCCCGATCCTGATCAAT CTATTACTTCTGAGCTTCGTGGAAGGTGGCAAGAGAAGAGACAAAcctccagctcaaaagaagacATTAATGTTGTTAGATGGGAGCAGCTAAAAACTATGCTGCAATCTGGAAAACCCAAG GTGCAAGGATTGCGTAGGTGCGTTGAAGAGATTGTGTTCTCTTTTACCTACCCTAGGCTGGACATGGAG GTTTCAAAACACATGAACCATTTGCTAAAGGCACCATTCTGTGTACACCCAAAAACAG GTCGTGTTTGTGTTCCAATTGATCCAAATCATTGTGAGGACTTTGATCCTACTGCAGTACCAACCCTTTCCACT CTTTTAGAACAACTCAACATTGGAGGCTTGAGAGCAGAAGGTGATAATG AATGGGACAGAACGGCACTCGGACAATCAATCAGGTTTTTCAGATCATCGTTTCTGCAGCCTCTGCTAAAATCTTGCAAG
- the LOC126627376 gene encoding probable polygalacturonase — protein MGSLWLSLSLLICLSYFSLSAADPVTCSGIVPMRYRNDKISIVDFGGVGDGVTLNTKAFREAIYRIQHLKRRGGTLLYIPPGVYLTESFNLTSHMTLYLAKGAVIRATQDTRNWPLIAPLPSYGRGRELPGGRYISFIHGDGVHDVVITGENGTIDGQGDVWWNMWRQRTLQYTRPNLIEFMNSKNIIISNVIFQNSPFWNIHPVYCSNVVVRYVTILAPSDSPNTDGVDPDSSSNVCIEDSYISTGDDLVAVKSGWDEYGIAYGRPSSDITIRRITGSSPFSGIAVGSETSGGVENVLAEHINLHNMGVGIHIKTNIGRGGFIRNITVSDVYLEKARKGIKIAGDVGDHPDEKYNPNALPVVKGITFKDIWGVQVQQAGLILGVKNSPFTGICLSNINLHGVTGSRTPPWKCSDVSGAAHLVSPLQCSELSAQQTASCTNY, from the exons ATGGGTTCTCTCTGGCTTTCCCTTTCACTCCTCATCTGCCTCAGCTACTTCTCGCTCTCGGCGGCGGACCCGGTGACTTGCTCCGGGATAGTGCCCATGAGGTACCGGAACGACAAGATTTCGATAGTGGATTTTGGTGGCGTCGGCGACGGCGTTACGCTGAACACCAAGGCGTTCCGGGAGGCGATTTATCGGATTCAGCATTTGAAGAGGAGAGGTGGTACGCTTCTTTACATACCTCCTGGGGTCTACTTAACAGAGAGCTTCAACCTCACTAGCCACATGACTCTTTATTTGGCTAAAGGTGCTGTCATCAGAGCCACCCAG GACACTAGGAATTGGCCGCTGATTGCTCCTTTGCCATCTTATGGAAGAGGGAGGGAGCTCCCTGGAGGAAGGTATATAAGCTTTATCCATGGAGATGGAGTTCATGATGTGGTTATCACTG GTGAGAACGGAACCATTGATGGCCAAGGGGATGTATGGTGGAACATGTGGAGGCAAAGAACTCTTCAGTATACTAGACCAAATCTCATTGAGTTCATGAACTCGAAAAACATTATCATTTCCAATGTGATTTTCCAGAACTCTCCCTTTTGGAACATTCACCCTGTGTATTGCAG CAACGTTGTTGTCCGGTATGTCACAATATTGGCTCCATCTGACTCTCCCAACACCGATGGAGTAGATCCAG ATTCAAGCTCTAATGTCTGCATAGAGGACTCCTACATATCCACTGGAGATGATCTCGTGGCTGTAAAGAGTGGATGGGATGAGTACGGGATAGCTTACGGTCGCCCAAGTTCTGACATTACTATCCGCCGGATTACAGGATCATCCCCATTTTCTGGAATTGCAGTCGGAAGCGAAACCTCTGGTGGAGTGGAGAATGTCCTGGCCGAACACATAAACCTTCACAATATGGGAGTTGGCATCCACATCAAAACAAACATTGGTCGTGGAGGGTTCATACGAAACATCACCGTGTCAGACGTGTACTTGGAAAAAGCGCGGAAGGGAATAAAGATTGCAGGAGATGTTGGAGACCACCCGGATGAAAAATACAACCCAAACGCTCTCCCAGTCGTGAAGGGCATCACATTCAAGGACATCTGGGGCGTGCAGGTTCAGCAGGCCGGTCTAATCCTGGGCGTGAAGAACTCCCCTTTCACCGGAATCTGCCTCTCCAACATCAACCTCCACGGCGTGACGGGATCAAGAACGCCGCCATGGAAGTGCTCGGACGTCAGCGGGGCTGCTCATCTGGTCAGCCCTTTGCAGTGCTCGGAACTGAGTGCCCAACAAACAGCTTCATGTACCAACTACTAA